A stretch of the Lactuca sativa cultivar Salinas chromosome 9, Lsat_Salinas_v11, whole genome shotgun sequence genome encodes the following:
- the LOC111876865 gene encoding uncharacterized protein LOC111876865, which yields MDVELHDWEVLPDSDDSTSVQNTSFLEGIERDSEGIIRSDYFSLDSHTKYSATQAEDVIDAVSVESDNPSWIDPVCDTGYPATKAVGEPWSSDGSDDGKYVESEASNTIVDIVETETRKVAFDGIASVDIDESDEIDSKTRKLGEIDGGGEESEACREEEIVEARGQGANEDVSSESRKVYGEERNRVAVLWKLPLDLLKYCLFKASPVWTLSMAAAMMGAVLLGRRLYKMKQKSRTLQLKVTMDDKKVSQFMSRAARLNEAFSVVKRAPLIRPALPGAGIAPWPMVALR from the exons ATGGACGTCGAATTACACGATTGGGAGGTGCTCCCCGATTCCGATGACTCCACCTCCGTCCAGAATACCAGCTTTTTAGAGGGAATCGAACGCGACTCTGAAGGTATAATAAGATCTGATTACTTTTCCCTTGATTCTCATACCAAGTATTCGGCAACTCAGGCTGAAGACGTTATCGACGCTGTTTCTGTCGAGTCGGACAATCCTAGTTGGATTGATCCTGTATGTGACACCGGTTATCCGGCAACTAAAGCGGTGGGGGAACCTTGGAGCAGCGATGGTTCCGATGATGGTAAATACGTTGAATCCGAAGCGAGCAACACCATAGTAGATATTGTTGAAACCGAAACAAGGAAAGTAGCTTTTGATGGAATTGCATCTGTTGATATTGACGAGTCTGACGAAATTGATTCAAAAACAAGAAAATTGGGGGAAATTGATGGTGGTGGTGAGGAGTCTGAGGCTTGTAGAGAAGAGGAGATCGTAGAAGCAAGAGGGCAAGGAGCGAATGAAGATGTGTCGAGTGAAAGTAGGAAAGTATATGGTGAAGAAAGGAACAGAGTAGCGGTTTTGTGGAAGCTTCCGTTGGATTTGTTGAAATATTGTTTATTCAAGGCTAGCCCTGTATGGACACTCTCCATGGCAGCTGCAATGATGGGCGCTGTACTTTTAGGACGCAGATTGTATAAAATGAAGCAAAAAAGCAGAACTTTGCAGCTTAAGGTCACCATGGATGATAAG AAGGTGTCTCAGTTTATGAGTCGGGCTGCAAGACTGAATGAAGCATTCTCAGTAGTGAAGCGGGCCCCCCTCATTCGACCAGCGTTACCTGGTGCTGGAATTGCACCCTGGCCTATGGTGGCTTTACGATGA